One Rouxiella sp. S1S-2 genomic window, AAGCTGACTCTGTCACCCAGCATGAAAAAGAAACACTGTTGGCGCATTTGAATGGTGGAAATTCGAATGCGACAAACAAACTGACGTTACAACGCAAAACGCGTAGTACACTTAATGTTCCGAGCACCGGCGGGAAGAGTAAATCGGTGCAAATCGAGGTCCGCAAGAAACGCACTTATGTTAAACGTGATATGACCGAGGCAGAACTTGCCCAGGCCGAAGCGGAAGAGCAGGCAAAGCGTGAAGCGGAAGAACAGGCTCAGCGTGAAGCACAAGAGCAGGCCCAGCAAGTGGCCGCTCAGGAAAAAGCTAAACGTGAAGCCGCTGAGCAAGCCAAACGTGAGGCCGCTGATAAAGCTAAGCGTGACGCAGCGGAAAAAGATAAAGTGACGAATCAACATACCGACGAAGTAACCAAGCCAGCTCAGGCAGAAAAAGCACGCCGTGAAGCCGAAGCCGCTGAACTTAAGCGCAAAGCGGAACAAGAAGCACTGCGTAAAATCGAAGAGAATGCCAAGCGTGTAGCTGAAGAAGCTCGCAAAATGGCTGACTCAGGCGTATGGACTGAAGCGCCAGCGCCAAGCGAAGCCGAAGCTGAAACTGCGGACTATCATGTGACGACTTCACAGCACGCACGTGCTGCAGAAGATGAGAATGATGCCAAAGTTGAAGGCGAACGCCGCACCCGTTCACGCGGTGGTAAAGCGACCAAGCAGAAGAAAGGCAATAAACTGTCTGAATCTAAAGCCGATCGCGAAGAAGCCCGTGCCGTTGGCCGTGGTGGTAAAGGCAAGCGCAAACCAAGCACGCTGCAGCAGAGCTTTAACAAGCCTGTCGTTGCCGTGAACCGCGACGTTGTCGTGGGCGAAACCATTACCGTTGCCGAATTGGCAAACAAAATGGCAGTCAAAGGTTCTCAGGTCATCAAAACGATGATGAAACTGGGCGCCATGGCCACCATCAACCAGGTTATCGATCAGGAAACTGCTCAGCTGGTTGCTGAAGAAATGGGTCACAAAGTTATCCTGCGTCGTGAAAACGAGCTGGAAGAAGCGCTGATGAGCGACCGTGACACCGCTTCAGCTGCTGCTGAACCGCGTGCGCCAGTCGTCACCATCATGGGTCACGTTGACCACGGTAAAACCTCTTTGCTCGACTACATTCGTTCAACGAAAGTAGCTGCAGGCGAAGCGGGCGGCATTACACAGCACATCGGTGCTTATCATGTTGAAACCGAAAACGGCATGATAACCTTCCTCGATACCCCTGGACACGCCGCGTTTACTTCAATGCGTGCTCGTGGTGCCAAGGCTACCGACATCGTTGTTCTGGTTGTTTCTGCTGATGACGGCGTGATGCCACAAACCATCGAAGCCGTACAACATGCGAAAGCAGCTGGCGTGCCTATCGTGGTTGCGGTGAACAAAGTTGATAAGCCAGACGCTGATCCAGAGCGCGTTAAAACCGAACTTTCTCAGTATGGCGTTATGCCAGAAGAGTGGGGCGGCGAATCTCAGTTCATCCACGTATCTGCGAAAGCCGGTACCGGTATCGACGAACTGTTGAACGCCATCCTGCTGCAAGCTGAAGTTCTGGAATTGCAGGCCGTTCGCACCGGCATGGCAAGCGGCGTTGTTATCGAATCCTTCCTTGATAAAGGTCGTGGCCCAGTGGCTACCGTGCTGGTTCAGGAAGGTACGCTGAACAAGGGTGATATTATCCTGTGTGGCTTCGAATACGGCCGTGTGCGTGCGATGCGTGACGAAATGGGTCGCGACATCACCTCTGCGGGTCCTTCTATCCCTGTCGAAGTTCTGGGTCTGTCCAGCGTTCCGGCTGCGGGTGATGAAGTTACCGTCGTTCGTGATGAGAAGAAAGCGCGTGAAGTTGCGCTGTATCGTCAAGGTAAGTTCCGCGAAGTTAAACTGGCTCGCCAGCAGAAATCTAAACTGGAAAACATGTTTGCGAACATGACCGAAGGCGAAGTTTCTGAGCTTAACATCGTGTTGAAATCTGACGTGCAGGGTTCTTGCGAAGCTATCTCTGATGCGCTGCAGAATCTGTCAACTGCAGAAGTTAAAGTCA contains:
- the infB gene encoding translation initiation factor IF-2; this encodes MTDVTVKSLAAEIQTPVDRLVQQFADAGIDKSEADSVTQHEKETLLAHLNGGNSNATNKLTLQRKTRSTLNVPSTGGKSKSVQIEVRKKRTYVKRDMTEAELAQAEAEEQAKREAEEQAQREAQEQAQQVAAQEKAKREAAEQAKREAADKAKRDAAEKDKVTNQHTDEVTKPAQAEKARREAEAAELKRKAEQEALRKIEENAKRVAEEARKMADSGVWTEAPAPSEAEAETADYHVTTSQHARAAEDENDAKVEGERRTRSRGGKATKQKKGNKLSESKADREEARAVGRGGKGKRKPSTLQQSFNKPVVAVNRDVVVGETITVAELANKMAVKGSQVIKTMMKLGAMATINQVIDQETAQLVAEEMGHKVILRRENELEEALMSDRDTASAAAEPRAPVVTIMGHVDHGKTSLLDYIRSTKVAAGEAGGITQHIGAYHVETENGMITFLDTPGHAAFTSMRARGAKATDIVVLVVSADDGVMPQTIEAVQHAKAAGVPIVVAVNKVDKPDADPERVKTELSQYGVMPEEWGGESQFIHVSAKAGTGIDELLNAILLQAEVLELQAVRTGMASGVVIESFLDKGRGPVATVLVQEGTLNKGDIILCGFEYGRVRAMRDEMGRDITSAGPSIPVEVLGLSSVPAAGDEVTVVRDEKKAREVALYRQGKFREVKLARQQKSKLENMFANMTEGEVSELNIVLKSDVQGSCEAISDALQNLSTAEVKVKIVGMGVGGITETDATLAAASRAIILGFNVRADASARRVVENESLDLRYYSVIYNLIDEVKQAMSGMLAPEYKQQIIGLAEVRDVFKSPKFGAIAGCMVTEGMIKRNNPIRVLRDNVVIYEGELESLRRFKDDVNEVRNGMECGIGVKNYNDVRPGDVIEVFEIIEIKRTIA